GAGACGAATATGGCATATTTGCATGCACCATTCTTTAATCTGGCGCTTAAAACTGTTGCTCCTGTGCGAAAAGCGTTGCAGGTACGTAGCTTCTTCAATGTCTTGGGCCCTTTGGTGAATCCTATCCAACCAAAGCGTAATATGCTGGGGGTTTTTAATCTGAAAATGGCTCGTTTGTACTACTATATGTATCAGCAGGAAAATGTTGATTTTTCCATCGTGCATAGCCTGGATGGTTATGATGAGATTTCACTTACGAGTGATTTTAAGGTAATTGATAAAAATGGAGAGAAGATGTATACTCCTGAATTATTACATTTTGAACGTGTTTCTCAAGCTGCTTTGGACGGAGGGAAAACTCCTGAAGATGCAGCCAGGATATTCGATAATGTGTTGCAGAACAAGGCAACTCTTGCACAAAAAAATGTGGTTGTCATTAATGCTGCTTTTGCCATTCGGACAATTAATCCTGAGTTGTCTTTGGAAGAATGCATTGATCAGGCAAAAAACTCTATAGAAAGTGGTGCCGCATTAAACACGTTGAAAAAATTTATAGCGTTGAATAGTTAACCTTCTCAATTTATATTTTTATGAATATTCTTGATACCATTATTGCACGAAAGAAAATTGAAGTAGCGGAACAGAAAAACGCAGGATTATTATCTGCCATCCAACAACAAACTCATCCGTTATACTCTTTGAAAGATGCTTTGCGTTCCTCGTCTACGGGAATTATTGCAGAGTTTAAACGTAAATCGCCTTCAAAGGGGTGGATTTTCCCTGATGCTGATGTGTCAACAATTCCCGCAGGATATGCAAGCGAAGGTGCGACTGGACTTTCTATTTTGACGGACGAATATTTTTTTGGAGGTTCCCTCAATGATTTGCAGCAGGCAAGAGCTTTAGTTAAACTCCCTGTGTTACGTAAGGATTTTATAATCGATCCGTATCAAATTCAAATAGCAAAAGCTGCTGGAGCTGATGTTGTTTTGTTGATTGCAGCGGCTTTGTCTATCAGTGAATGTAAGATGTTAGCCAGCGAAGCTCATGCATTAGGACTGGAAGTGTTGCTCGAAATTCACGAAAAATCTGAATTCGACTATATTCATTCCAATGTTGATATTGTGGGTGTTAATAACCGGAATCTGAAAACTTTTGTGACGGATGTAGAAACTTCTTTTCGCTTAGGCGCTGCTATACCTGAAGAGTATATCAAAATTTCCGAAAGCGGCATTAGCGATCCACATACGGTTAAGGAGCTTCGCCAGGCTGGATTTCGGGGCTTTTTGATGGGAGAAACGTTTATGAAAGAGGTTAATCCTGATCTGGCTTTGGCCCGCTTCATTCATTCTTTAAAATAAATCGGATAAGATGAAGAGTACTTTAAAAATAAAAATTTGTGGGATGAAGCACCCTGAAAATATTTTTTCTGTTGCTGCCTTAAAGCCTGACTTTATGGGTTTTATATTTTATTCAAAATCCTCTCGTTTTATAGGAAAACTTGATCCGGAATATATTGCAAATCTTCCGGCGTCTGTTTGTCCTGTAGGTGTCTTTGTCGATGAAGATCAGGAAACTGTACTTACAATGGCATTAAAATATCATCTAAAGGCGGTACAATTACATGGTAATGAGTCGCCGGTAATGTGTCATTTTTTGCAGGATAAAGGACTGCAAGTTATAAAGGCATTAAGCATTGCTAAAAAGAATGATATACAAACGGCTAAGGCTTATGATACTCATTGCAATTATCTGCTTTTCGATTCAAAGACACCTCTTTATGGTGGATCGGGACTTCAATATGATTGGCATATTCTGCATGAATATGATGGGGCAACGCCTTTCTTTTTAAGTGGTGGTATAGGCCTGGATGATATACTTCGCATACAGTCTTTTAGACATCCGGAATTATATGGCATTGATGTTAATAGCCGGTTTGAAATATTTCCTGGTTTGAAAAATATAGATGCATTAACTGTTTTTATGAATGAACTTAACTTTTGAAAATGAGAATAATATGAATCGCCTTCACAATCTTTTTCAGCAAAAAAATGCAAGGATTCTTTCTGTGTATTTTACAGCAGGGTTTCCTCAGTTAAATGACACTCGCGAAATTTTACGGCAGCTTCAGGCTCATCATGTAGATATGGTTGAAATAGGAATCCCCTTTTCTGATCCTATGGCTGATGGTGTAGTGATTCAGGAAAGCAGTCATGCCGCGCTACAACAAGGGATGTCGTTAAAGAAGTTATTCGAACAACTGGAGGGTGTTCGGTTGGAGATTGATATGCCGTTGATCATGATGGGATATCTGAATCCCATCATGCAATTCGGGTTTGAGTCATTTTGTCATAAATGCCATGCTGTTGGTATTGATGGTGTTATCATTCCAGATTTGCCTTTTAACGAATATCTTCGGGATTATAAGCTTGTTGCCGATACTTACAATCTTTCCATTATCATGCTTATTACGCCTCAAACTGATGAAGAAAGAATTCGGTTGATTGATAGTCAAACAGATAGCTTTATTTATATGGTTTCTTCTGCAGCGACTACAGGAGCACAGAAGAGTTTTAATGAAGAGAAACAAGC
The sequence above is drawn from the Microbacter margulisiae genome and encodes:
- a CDS encoding phosphoribosylanthranilate isomerase produces the protein MKSTLKIKICGMKHPENIFSVAALKPDFMGFIFYSKSSRFIGKLDPEYIANLPASVCPVGVFVDEDQETVLTMALKYHLKAVQLHGNESPVMCHFLQDKGLQVIKALSIAKKNDIQTAKAYDTHCNYLLFDSKTPLYGGSGLQYDWHILHEYDGATPFFLSGGIGLDDILRIQSFRHPELYGIDVNSRFEIFPGLKNIDALTVFMNELNF
- the trpD gene encoding anthranilate phosphoribosyltransferase — protein: VSLSEYNPIDIVGTGGDNHNTFNISTLSCFVVAGAGYKVAKHGNYGATSVSGASNVMEQHGVKFTRDNDLLRRSIEETNMAYLHAPFFNLALKTVAPVRKALQVRSFFNVLGPLVNPIQPKRNMLGVFNLKMARLYYYMYQQENVDFSIVHSLDGYDEISLTSDFKVIDKNGEKMYTPELLHFERVSQAALDGGKTPEDAARIFDNVLQNKATLAQKNVVVINAAFAIRTINPELSLEECIDQAKNSIESGAALNTLKKFIALNS
- the trpC gene encoding indole-3-glycerol phosphate synthase TrpC — protein: MNILDTIIARKKIEVAEQKNAGLLSAIQQQTHPLYSLKDALRSSSTGIIAEFKRKSPSKGWIFPDADVSTIPAGYASEGATGLSILTDEYFFGGSLNDLQQARALVKLPVLRKDFIIDPYQIQIAKAAGADVVLLIAAALSISECKMLASEAHALGLEVLLEIHEKSEFDYIHSNVDIVGVNNRNLKTFVTDVETSFRLGAAIPEEYIKISESGISDPHTVKELRQAGFRGFLMGETFMKEVNPDLALARFIHSLK
- the trpA gene encoding tryptophan synthase subunit alpha; protein product: MNRLHNLFQQKNARILSVYFTAGFPQLNDTREILRQLQAHHVDMVEIGIPFSDPMADGVVIQESSHAALQQGMSLKKLFEQLEGVRLEIDMPLIMMGYLNPIMQFGFESFCHKCHAVGIDGVIIPDLPFNEYLRDYKLVADTYNLSIIMLITPQTDEERIRLIDSQTDSFIYMVSSAATTGAQKSFNEEKQAYFRRIKAMQLKNPQLIGFGISNAETLHVAFENARGAIVGSQFIKELQLSPHNIALAVEQLIKRLSPQ